One genomic region from Anaeromusa acidaminophila DSM 3853 encodes:
- the ade gene encoding adenine deaminase, which yields MDEKNMQRLLAAASGREDADVVLKSAQVFNVFTGEFEAGDVALCGAYIAGVGKYKGKREIDLAGRYVTPGFIDGHMHLESSMVTPGEFARAVVPQGTTAVVADPHEIANVSGLAGIEYLLAASEGLPCSVYVMLPSCVPATHLETAGARLEAEDLATLAKHPRVLGLGEVMNYPAVVQGEESMLRKLRLFEGRPVDGHAPGLSGLALNAYAAAGIHSDHECATAEEGKARLARGLHLMLREGSAAHNLLDLLPAVNAQTLSRCLFVTDDRHPADLLQQGHVNHLVRLAVEAGIKPAWALQMASWNVAQYFRLPRLGAVAPGYQADLLVFEDLVSWRPAQVWKQGRMAAEKGKPLFTAVQTEAAAVRQTVRLASLESANLQVPAYGKKARVIDLVPGQIVTGGSEVALPVKEGCFTADTAQDVVRLSVWERHQGSGRIGSGFLRGLGLRKGALASTVAHDSHNLIVTGVSERDMLVAAREVQRLGGGLAAVADGEVVASLALPLGGLLSEQPLEEVQRQLETLHEAARSLGVKQEHDPFMTLAFLSLPVIPRWKLTDLGLVDVDRFQIVPVSLTAAE from the coding sequence ATGGACGAAAAAAATATGCAGCGGCTGCTGGCGGCGGCATCTGGACGAGAAGACGCGGATGTCGTTTTAAAGAGTGCGCAAGTTTTCAATGTATTTACCGGTGAGTTTGAAGCTGGCGACGTAGCTCTTTGCGGTGCGTATATTGCCGGTGTTGGAAAGTATAAGGGCAAACGGGAGATCGACTTGGCTGGAAGGTATGTTACCCCTGGTTTTATTGACGGGCATATGCACTTGGAAAGCTCGATGGTGACACCAGGCGAGTTTGCCAGGGCGGTAGTGCCTCAAGGGACGACGGCAGTTGTTGCGGATCCTCACGAAATCGCCAATGTGAGCGGCTTGGCGGGTATTGAATACTTACTGGCGGCTTCAGAGGGATTGCCTTGCAGTGTTTATGTAATGCTACCGTCTTGCGTGCCGGCGACGCACTTGGAGACAGCGGGGGCGAGGCTGGAAGCGGAGGACCTGGCCACGTTGGCCAAGCATCCGCGGGTACTGGGGCTGGGGGAAGTGATGAACTATCCGGCAGTGGTGCAAGGCGAAGAGTCTATGCTGCGCAAACTGCGGCTTTTCGAAGGCAGACCCGTGGACGGACATGCGCCCGGCTTAAGCGGTTTGGCGCTCAATGCCTATGCGGCGGCAGGCATCCATTCGGATCATGAGTGCGCTACAGCGGAGGAAGGCAAAGCTCGTTTGGCTCGTGGGCTGCATTTAATGTTGCGTGAAGGCTCGGCAGCGCATAATTTACTGGATTTATTGCCGGCAGTGAACGCGCAGACGCTATCGCGCTGTCTTTTTGTTACGGATGATCGGCATCCGGCGGATTTGCTCCAGCAGGGTCATGTCAATCATTTGGTGCGCCTAGCGGTGGAGGCGGGAATTAAACCTGCCTGGGCTTTGCAAATGGCGTCGTGGAATGTGGCGCAATATTTTCGTCTGCCCCGCCTTGGGGCGGTGGCTCCAGGGTACCAGGCGGATTTGCTGGTTTTCGAAGATCTCGTTTCCTGGCGGCCTGCGCAGGTGTGGAAACAAGGGCGGATGGCGGCGGAAAAAGGAAAGCCTTTGTTTACCGCAGTTCAGACAGAGGCTGCGGCGGTGCGGCAAACAGTGCGGTTGGCGTCGCTGGAGTCGGCAAATTTGCAGGTGCCAGCGTACGGGAAAAAAGCTCGGGTCATTGACTTAGTGCCGGGGCAAATTGTAACCGGAGGCAGTGAAGTGGCTCTTCCGGTAAAAGAGGGCTGTTTTACGGCCGATACTGCGCAAGATGTGGTGAGGCTTTCTGTATGGGAACGGCATCAGGGCAGTGGTCGTATTGGCTCGGGCTTTCTGCGCGGTTTAGGGCTTCGCAAGGGGGCGCTGGCATCGACGGTGGCTCATGATTCGCACAACTTGATTGTGACGGGCGTTAGCGAAAGGGATATGCTGGTCGCAGCTCGGGAAGTGCAGCGCTTGGGCGGCGGCTTAGCGGCTGTAGCGGACGGAGAGGTAGTGGCCTCTTTGGCTTTGCCCTTGGGGGGCTTGCTGTCGGAGCAGCCGTTAGAGGAAGTACAACGGCAGTTGGAGACGCTGCACGAGGCGGCTCGTTCGCTAGGAGTAAAGCAGGAGCATGATCCCTTTATGACCCTCGCGTTCTTGAGCCTGCCTGTGATTCCCCGTTGGAAGTTAACTGATCTAGGATTGGTTGATGTAGATCGTTTTCAAATTGTGCCTGTTTCTCTTACGGCTGCGGAGTAA